CTTACCAGCAGCCTCTCGATGCGTTGGCGTGCGCGCCACACAGAAAGAGGACACATGTCTGAGACCCCATTCGAGGAGAACGAGGCCCGCGAGGCGATCGCCACGATCGACAACGGCTCGTTCGGCAAGCGCGAGATCCGCTTCGAGACCGGCCGCCTGGCCCGTCAGGCCGGTGGCTCCGCCGTCGTCTACCTGGACGATGAGACCATGCTCATGTCGGCGACCACCGCCCAGAAGCAGCCCCGCGACTTCATCGACTTCTTCCCGCTGACCGTCGACGTCGAGGAGCGGATGTACGCCGCGGGCCGGATCCCCGGCTCGTTCTTCCGCCGCGAGGGCCGCCCGTCCGAGGGCGCGATCCTCACCTGCCGGCTGATCGACCGTCCGCTGCGCCCGACGTTCGTCAAGGGCCTGCGCAACGAGGTCCAGGTCGTCGTGACCGTCATGGCGCTCGACCCGAACGAGGCGTACGACGTCGTCGCCATCAACGCCGCGTCGATGTCCACCCAGCTCGCCGGGCTGCCGTTCTCCGGTCCGATCGGCGGTGTGCGTGTCGCGCTCATCGACCAGCAGTGGGTCGCGTTCCCGACCGTCGAGCAGTCCGCCCGCTCGGTCTTCGACATGGTCGTCGCCGGCCGCGTCGTCGAGGCCGACGGCAAGCCGGACGTCGCCATCATGATGGTCGAGGCGGAGGCCACCGCGGCCACCATCGAGCTCGTCAAGGGCGGTGCCACGGCGCCGACCGAGGAGGTCGTCGCGCAAGGCCTCGAGGCCGCCAAGCCGGCCATCGCCGAGCTGTGCCGCGCGCAGAAGGAGCTCGCCGCGGTCGCCGGCAAGGAGACCGCCGAGTACCCGGTGTTCGTCGAATACCAGGACGACGTCTTCTCCGCCGTGTCGGCGAAGGTCGAGGCTGACCTCGCGCAGGCGCTCACCATCGCCGGCAAGCAGGAGCGCGAGGCGCGCCTCGACGAGATCAAGGACCGCGCGAAGGCCGAGCTCGCCGAGCAGTTCGAAGGTCGCTCCGGCGAGATCTCGGCGTCGGTGCGCGCGCTCACCAAGAAGCTGGTGCGTCAGCGGGTGCTCAGCGAGGGCCGCCGCATCGACGGCCGCGGGCTCACCGACATCCGGTCGCTGTCCGCCGAGGTCGCCGTCGTGCCGCGCGTGCACGGCTCGGCGCTGTTCGAGCGCGGGGAGACCCAGATCCTGGGCATCACCACCCTCGACATGCTGGCCATGGAGCAGAAGCTCGACACGCTCTCGCCCGAGACCTCCAAGCGCTACATGCACAACTACAACTTCCCGCCGTACTCCACCGGGGAGACCGGTCGCGTGGGCTCGCCCAAGCGCCGCGAGATCGGCCACGGCGCGCTCGCCGAGCGCGCCCTGCTGCCGGTGCTGCCCAACCGCGAGGAGTTCCCGTACGCGATCCGTCAGGTCTCCGAGGCGCTCAGCTCGAACGGCTCGACCTCGATGGGCTCGGTCTGCGCCTCCACGATGTCGCTGCTGAACGCCGGTGTGCCGCTGAAGGCGCCGGTCGCCGGCATCGCCATGGGCCTGATCTCGGACGTCGTCGACGGCAAGGCGTCGTACGCCGCGCTGACCGACATCCTCGGCGCCGAGGACGCCTTCGGCGACATGGACTTCAAGGTCGCCGGCACCCGCGAGTTCGTCACCGCGATCCAGCTCGACACTAAGCTGGACGGGATCCCGTCCGAGGTGCTCGCCGCCGCGCTGTCGCAGGCCCGCGAGGCGCGGCTGCACATCCTGGACGTGATGGGCGAGGCCATCGACGGCCCCGACGAGATGAGCAAGTACGCCCCGCGCGTCACCTCGCTGAAGATCCCGGTCGACAAGATCGGCGCGGTCATCGGCCCCAAGGGCCAGATGATCAACGCGATCCAGGACGAGACCGGCGCCAAGATCACCATCGAGGACGACGGCACGATCTACGTCGGTGCCGACAACGGCGAGTCGGCTCAGGAGGCGATCGACCGCATCAACGCGATCGCCAACCCGCAGCTGCCCAAGGTCGGCGAGCGCTTCCTCGGCACGGTCGTGAAGACCGCCGCCTTCGGCGCGTTCGTCTCGCTGCTGCCGGGCCGCGACGGCCTGGTGCACATCTCCAAGCTGGGCAACGGCAAGCGGATCGGCAAGGTGGAGGACGTCGTCAACGTCGGCGACAAGCTCCAGGTCGAGATCGTCGACATCGACCAGCGCGGCAAGATCAGCCTCGTCCCGGTCAAGAACGACGAGGCCTCGGCCGAGCCGGCCGCCGCGGCAGCCGAGTAGCCACCGGCTCTTGCCCGGCACCAGTCGCGCGTCGACGCGTACTGTCTACAGCTCGCCGGAAGGCGGTTCGGTTCGCCGGACCGTCCTTCCCGGCGGGCTGCGCGTCGTTACGGAGAACGTCCCCGGGGCGCTGTCGGCGTCCTTCGGCATCTGGGTCGGCGCGGGCTCGGTCGACGAGACGCCGGGGGAGGCCGGCGCCGCGCATTACCTGGAGC
This is a stretch of genomic DNA from Cumulibacter manganitolerans. It encodes these proteins:
- a CDS encoding polyribonucleotide nucleotidyltransferase, which codes for MSETPFEENEAREAIATIDNGSFGKREIRFETGRLARQAGGSAVVYLDDETMLMSATTAQKQPRDFIDFFPLTVDVEERMYAAGRIPGSFFRREGRPSEGAILTCRLIDRPLRPTFVKGLRNEVQVVVTVMALDPNEAYDVVAINAASMSTQLAGLPFSGPIGGVRVALIDQQWVAFPTVEQSARSVFDMVVAGRVVEADGKPDVAIMMVEAEATAATIELVKGGATAPTEEVVAQGLEAAKPAIAELCRAQKELAAVAGKETAEYPVFVEYQDDVFSAVSAKVEADLAQALTIAGKQEREARLDEIKDRAKAELAEQFEGRSGEISASVRALTKKLVRQRVLSEGRRIDGRGLTDIRSLSAEVAVVPRVHGSALFERGETQILGITTLDMLAMEQKLDTLSPETSKRYMHNYNFPPYSTGETGRVGSPKRREIGHGALAERALLPVLPNREEFPYAIRQVSEALSSNGSTSMGSVCASTMSLLNAGVPLKAPVAGIAMGLISDVVDGKASYAALTDILGAEDAFGDMDFKVAGTREFVTAIQLDTKLDGIPSEVLAAALSQAREARLHILDVMGEAIDGPDEMSKYAPRVTSLKIPVDKIGAVIGPKGQMINAIQDETGAKITIEDDGTIYVGADNGESAQEAIDRINAIANPQLPKVGERFLGTVVKTAAFGAFVSLLPGRDGLVHISKLGNGKRIGKVEDVVNVGDKLQVEIVDIDQRGKISLVPVKNDEASAEPAAAAAE